A window from Chelmon rostratus isolate fCheRos1 chromosome 13, fCheRos1.pri, whole genome shotgun sequence encodes these proteins:
- the armc8 gene encoding armadillo repeat-containing protein 8, which translates to MACLLEAPLRISVLSEVTATSRHYVDRLFDPDPQKVLQGVIDMKNAVIGNNKQKANLIVLGAVPRLLYLLQQSSSSLELRTECSVVLGSLAMGTENNIKSLVDCHIIPALLQGLLCPDLIFIEACLRCLRTVFISSVTPVQLLYTDSTVIPHLMSLLSRSQRTQEYITQIFSHCCKTPEHQAVLFNHGAIQNIAPLLISPSYKVRMQALKCFSVLAYENTQVSMTLVNVLVDGELLSQVFVRMMQRDQPIEMQLTAAKCLTYMCRAGAIRTDDGCIVLKTLPCLVRMCSKEHLLEERVEGAETLAYLMEPDVELQRIASTTDHLVAMLADYFKYPSSVSAITDIKRLDHDLKHAHELRQAAFKLYASLGSNDEDIRKKITETENMMDRIVSGLSESSIKVRLAAVRCLHSLSRSVQQLRTSFHDHAVWKPLMKLLQNAPDEVLVMASSTLCNLLLEFSPSKEPILESGVIELLCSLTQSDSPALRVNGIWALMNMAFQADQKVKGEIVRCLGTEQLFRLLSDPDTNVLMKTLGLLRNLLSTRPHIDQIMSSHGKQIMQAVTLILEAEHSIEVKEQTLCILANIADGNTAKELIMTNDDMLQKIKYYMGHSNVKLQLAATFCISNLIWNEEDGSQERQDKLREMGFVDILHKLTQASDPNLSDRAKTAMQQYLA; encoded by the exons ATGGCGTGCTTGTTGGAGGCCCCTCTCCGCATCAGTGTACTGTCT GAAGTCACTGCCACTAGTCGTCATTATGTTGACAGACTGTTCGACCCCGACCCACAGAAAGTGCTGCAGGGAGTCAT TGACATGAAGAACGCTGTCATAGGAAACAACAAGCAGAAGGCCAATCTGATTGTCCTTGGAGCTGTACCAAG GTTACTTTACCTGCTCCAGCAGAGCTCGTCCAGTCTGGAGCTGCGGACAGAGTGTTCCGTGGTGCTGGGCAGCCTAGCTATGGGCACCGAGAACAACATCAAGTCCCTGGTGGACTGTCACATCATCCCTGCCCTTCTTCAAG GTCTCCTGTGTCCAGACCTGATCTTCATTGAGGCTTGCCTTCGATGCCTCAGAACGGTCTTCATAAGTTCAGTCACCCCTGTGCAGCTGCTCTATACT gACTCCACTGTGATTCCCCATCTAATGTCTCTACTGAGCCGCTCGCAGAGAACCCAGGAGTACATCACACAGATCTTCTCCCACTGTTGTAAG ACCCCAGAGCACCAGGCGGTCCTTTTTAACCACGGCGCCATCCAGAACATTGCCCCTCTACTTATTTCACCGTCTTACAAG GTCCGGATGCAGGCATTAAAGTGTTTCTCAGTCCTGGCCTATGAGAACACTCAGGTCTCCATGACACTGGTGAATG tgCTAGTGGATGGTGAGCTGCTCTCTCAGGTATTTGTCAGAATGATGCAAAGGGATCAACCCATTGAAATGCAGCTAACAGCAGCCAAATG TTTAACGTACATGTGTCGAGCGGGTGCCATCAGGACGGATGACGGCTGCATAGTCCTAAAG ACCCTGCCATGCCTTGTGCGGATGTGCAGTAAAGAACATTTGCTTGaagagagggtggagggtgCAGAGACGCTGGCCTACCTGATGGAGCCCGAcgtggagctgcagaggattGCAAGCACCACCGACCACCTGGTGGCCATGCTGGCTGACTACTTCAAATACCCCAGCTCTGTGTCAGCCATCACTGACATCAAGAGG CTGGACCATGACCTGAAGCATGCACACGAGCTGAGACAAGCTGCTTTCAAACTTTACGCCTCACTAGGCTCCAACGACGAGGACATCCGGAAAAAG atcaCAGAGACGGAGAACATGATGGACAGGATAGTCAGTGGCCTATCAGAATCCAGCATTAAAGTCCGTTTGGCAGCCGTCAG GTGTCTTCACAGTCTTTCACGatcagtgcagcagctgagaaCCAGCTTCCATGACCATGCGGTGTGGAAACCCCTCATGAAG CTGTTGCAGAATGCCCCAGATGAAGTCCTGGTCATGGCCTCCTCGACACTATGCAATTTACTACTGGAATTCTCACCCAGCAAAGAG CCCATCCTGGAGTCAGGGGTAATTGAATTACTATGCAGTCTGACCCAGAGTGACAGTCCTGCACTGAGGGTCAATGGGATCTGGGCCCTGATG aaCATGGCGTTCCAGGCAGATCAGAAGGTGAAGGGGGAGATTGTTCGGTGTTTGGGCACAGAACAGTTGTTCCGCCTGTTATCGGACCCCGATACAAATGTGCTGATGAAGACCCTCGGTTTGCTGCGCAATCTGCTGTCAACGCGCCca CACATTGACCAGATCATGAGTTCTCATGGGAAGCAGATCATGCAGGCAGTGACCCTAATCCTGGAAGCAGAGCACAGTATAGAGGTCAAAGAACAG ACGCTGTGCATCCTAGCCAACATCGCCGACGGCAACACAGCCAAGGAACTCATTATGACCAATGATGACATGCTCCAGAAAATCAAATACTACATG GGGCATTCGAATGTGAAACTGCAGCTTGCCGCCACCTTCTGCATCTCAAACCTTATCTGGAATGAAGAGGACG GTTCTCAGGAGCGTCAGGACAAGCTGAGGGAGATGGGCTTTGTGGACATCCTGCACAAACTCACCCAGGCCTCTGACCCCAACCTCAGTGACAG ggCCAAGACGGCGATGCAGCAGTACCTAGCATGA